The proteins below come from a single Thermococcus sp. genomic window:
- a CDS encoding type II toxin-antitoxin system VapC family toxin, protein MIVIDTSSLIKYLLKEEGWENVSEFLRNSEDLVSLEMALIEGANAVWKRYNLYRDISIETTRRILDYLHATKGIILYENPLQYLSEGEKIALEHKITVYDALYIAQAIKYEKLATSDDKQGEIAKKLGVEVFYL, encoded by the coding sequence GTGATAGTAATTGATACATCCTCCCTTATAAAGTATCTTCTAAAAGAGGAGGGATGGGAGAATGTTTCGGAATTCCTCAGAAATAGCGAAGACTTGGTCTCGCTTGAAATGGCACTGATTGAGGGCGCCAATGCCGTGTGGAAGAGATACAATCTGTACAGGGATATATCCATCGAAACTACCCGGAGGATACTTGACTATCTCCATGCCACCAAGGGGATAATACTGTACGAAAATCCGCTCCAATATCTCTCAGAGGGGGAGAAAATAGCCTTAGAACACAAAATCACGGTTTATGACGCCCTCTACATTGCCCAGGCAATCAAATACGAAAAGCTCGCCACGAGCGATGACAAGCAGGGAGAAATAGCAAAAAAACTCGGCGTTGAGGTGTTCTACCTCTAA